One region of Primulina tabacum isolate GXHZ01 chromosome 1, ASM2559414v2, whole genome shotgun sequence genomic DNA includes:
- the LOC142555883 gene encoding uncharacterized protein LOC142555883, translated as MASGNSGGSIQSSSSGGGDEEYDSRTESISSFLSKNTPNFGSQHSSLHPPFLPHQNQSSYYNSHVIPSAQNLDLHPPSTPNFQYNNINISDGMIWPAGLRSEANSDTLRNQSLASSQANAARPSSQPEVIKNSKKRTRASRRAPTTVLTTDTTNFRQMVQEFTGIPTAHFPGSPYPRRMNLLSGASVVRPGTHLDGIGPLYSLRPPSENIVSPFSSSSYSPSIFNATMIDAIVSTTNIVTTSNKTSTAAVLGDISSNNSPLLSDPCLLNLQHHHNSSLHPSLQGHRFEASGSINFGDYLSDFRNQEITSADHLNINDDNITVWRSGESVKNDYGIQEKFMPFDGKS; from the coding sequence ATGGCTTCTGGAAACAGTGGTGGCAGTATTCAATCCTCAAGTAGCGGTGGAGGTGATGAAGAATACGATTCCCGCACCGAATCCATTTCTTCTTTCTTGAGTAAAAACACACCAAATTTTGGTTCACAACACTCGAGCCTACACCCACCATTTCTCCCTCACCAAAATCAATCTTCTTATTATAATTCTCATGTCATTCCATCAGCGCAAAATCTTGATCTCCACCCACCATCAACTCCCAATTTTCAGTACAATAATATAAATATCAGTGATGGTATGATTTGGCCTGCAGGCTTAAGATCTGAAGCCAATAGTGACACCTTAAGAAACCAGTCCCTGGCAAGCTCACAAGCCAACGCCGCGCGGCCCTCTTCTCAACCCGAGGTTATCAAGAACTCGAAAAAGAGGACTCGGGCCTCCCGTCGAGCTCCTACTACTGTTCTAACTACTGATACCACCAACTTTCGGCAAATGGTGCAGGAATTTACCGGGATACCTACCGCTCACTTTCCGGGCTCCCCTTATCCTCGTCGAATGAATCTTCTTTCTGGCGCCTCGGTTGTCAGGCCCGGCACTCATTTGGATGGAATCGGGCCTCTTTATTCTCTCAGACCCCCATCAGAAAATATCGTATCGCCATTCTCTTCCTCTTCTTATTCTCCGTCTATATTTAATGCCACAATGATCGATGCTATAGTTTCCACTACTAATATAGTCACCACTAGTAACAAAACCAGTACTGCTGCTGTTCTCGGTGATATAAGTTCAAACAATTCTCCTTTACTTTCTGATCCATGTCTGTTGAACCTGCAGCATCATCATAATTCTAGCCTACATCCTTCCCTCCAGGGTCATCGATTTGAAGCGAGTGGATCGATCAATTTTGGCGATTATCTTAGTGATTTTCGTAATCAAGAGATTACTTCAGCTGATCATTTGAATATCAATGATGATAACATTACAGTATGGAGAAGTGGTGAATCTGTGAAGAATGATTATGGGATTCAAGAAAAGTTTATGCCTTTTGATGGGAAGAGTTGA
- the LOC142555875 gene encoding uncharacterized protein LOC142555875 yields MMSLIHRSRIYLLSRSYASASQRHVSFSFSRLHFFSTSWEAQPSNSLSVYDYLIRRHQFSQETASRIGSILTRLNNPEKADSNISILKESGFSKTQLERVLTYRPFLLSASTEKVIKPKIKIFQDLGLSKSEIANIISKDPGILGCSAKNRVIPSLDVLKNLFGSNAEVGKLLKVSGWFLIMDLEKTLVPNVKFLESCGIPMKQIVNHIYFFPRFLLHKPEVLRKCVDKVDEMGVSRSSKSFIYAVRIVRSFSNVNWELKLKAFRDMGFSETDILKMFRTSSPVFTISKEKMKMVKEVLLASGKYDLSSIVHYPVSLMYSIEKRYKPRLQVLRILETKKLIENWPSLGLLCTISNAHFSDRFVAPYFNELGKVCIDEPGGEDKINTKQLASLWGKSR; encoded by the coding sequence ATGATGTCTCTGATACATAGAAGTCGTATTTACTTGCTTTCGAGAAGTTATGCATCTGCATCTCAGCGCCATGTTTCCTTCTCTTTTTCTCGCCTTCATTTCTTCTCTACCTCATGGGAAGCGCAACCCTCGAACAGTCTTTCCGTTTATGATTACTTGATTCGAAGACACCAATTCTCTCAAGAAACGGCGTCACGAATCGGCTCTATTTTAACTCGTCTAAACAACCCAGAAAAGGCTGATTCAAATATCTCAATCCTGAAAGAGAGTGGATTTTCGAAAACCCAATTGGAGAGAGTTTTGACCTATAGACCTTTTTTGCTTTCGGCTAGTACCGAGAAAGTTATCAAGCCTAAAATCAAGATTTTTCAGGATTTAGGCCTTTCGAAAAGTGAAATTGCCAATATAATCTCAAAAGATCCAGGGATTTTGGGTTGCAGTGCAAAGAATAGAGTCATCCCTTCACTAGATGTGCTAAAGAATCTTTTTGGGTCCAACGCAGAGGTGGGGAAGCTCTTGAAGGTTTCTGGGTGGTTCCTCATAATGGATTTGGAAAAGACTCTGGTGCCCAATGTCAAGTTCTTAGAGAGCTGTGGTATTCCCATGAAGCAGATTGTTAATCATATCTACTTTTTTCCTAGATTTCTTTTACATAAACCAGAAGTTTTAAGGAAATGTGTTGATAAGGTTGATGAAATGGGAGTCAGTAGGAGCTCTAAAAGTTTTATTTATGCTGTTAGGATTGTGCGTTCATTCAGCAATGTGAATTGGGAGCTCAAGTTGAAGGCTTTTCGGGATATGGGTTTTTCTGAAACTGATATATTGAAAATGTTTCGGACCTCGTCTCCAGTGTTTACAATATCAAAGGAGAAGATGAAGATGGTAAAAGAGGTTCTTCTGGCCTCTGGGAAGTACGATCTGTCAAGTATCGTTCATTACCCTGTTTCACTCATGTACAGCATCGAGAAGAGGTATAAGCCCCGGCTGCAAGTTCTAAGGATTTTGGAAACAAAGAAACTCATAGAAAATTGGCCTAGTCTTGGACTGCTTTGCACGATCTCAAATGCTCATTTTTCTGATAGATTTGTTGCCCCTTATTTCAATGAATTGGGTAAAGTATGCATTGACGAACCCGGTGGTGAAGATAAAATAAACACGAAACAATTAGCATCTTTGTGGGGAAAATCAAGATGA